Proteins encoded together in one Benincasa hispida cultivar B227 chromosome 1, ASM972705v1, whole genome shotgun sequence window:
- the LOC120084490 gene encoding nucleoside diphosphate kinase 3-like yields the protein MSSKICRSASRAARSILNASRSSRAYSTGSRAVASAAAVSLREKLPSLASMFENAGSGYASRGWISGLLALPAGAFMLQEQEAHAAEFERTFIAIKPDGVQRGLISEIISRFERKGFKLVGIKVIVPSKEFAQKHYHDLKERPFFNGLCEFLSSGPVIAMVWEGEGVIRYGRKLIGATDPQKSEPGTIRGDLAVVVGRNIIHGSDGPETAKDEIKLWFKPEELVSYTSNAEKWIYGDN from the exons ATGAGTTCCAAGATCTGCAGATCTGCCTCCAGAGCCGCCAGGTCCATCCTGAATGCTTCCCGGAGCTCTCGAGCTTATTCCACTG GAAGCAGAGCCGTGGCTTCCGCAGCAGCAGTATCGCTAAGAGAAAAGTTGCCTTCTCTTGCTTCGATGTTTGAGAATGCCGGTTCTGGATACGCATCTAGAGGATGGATTTCGGGACTGCTTGCCCTTCCTGCTGGAG CTTTCATGCTCCAGGAGCAGGAAGCACATGCTGCAGAG TTTGAGCGCACGTTTATAGCCATCAAGCCAGATGGTGTACAGAGAGGGCTG ATATCAGAAATCATATCCCGTTTCGAAAGGAAAGGGTTTAAACTCGTAGGCATTAAAGTTATTGTCCCTTCAAAGGAATTTGCTCAGAAGCATTATCACGATCTGAAGGAAAGACCCTTCTTTAATGGCCTCTGTGAATTTCTGAGCTCTGGCCCCGTCATTGCAATG GTTTGGGAAGGCGAGGGAGTAATCAGATATGGACGAAAACTTATTGGAGCAACAGATCCACAGAAATCTGAGCCCGGTACCATTAGAGGAGATCTAGCTGTTGTAGTTGGCAG GAACATCATCCATGGAAGCGATGGACCAGAGACTGCAAAAGATGAGATCAAGTTATGGTTCAAGCCAGAGGAATTGGTTAGTTACACAAGCAATGCAGAGAAATGGATCTATGGAGATAACTGA